A window of the Fusarium poae strain DAOMC 252244 chromosome 3, whole genome shotgun sequence genome harbors these coding sequences:
- a CDS encoding hypothetical protein (TransMembrane:1 (o494-517i)~BUSCO:11477at5125): MADAPNSGDELYPIAVLIDELKHDDVLLRLNAIHRLSTIALALGAERTREELIPFLDESVEDEDEVLVALSEELGGFVEYVGGSQWGHVLLSPLENLAAIEEPVVRDKAVESLNKICSELSPQQVEEYFIPLTIRLAKADWFTSKVSGCGLFTTPYNKVSPPVQEQLRQQFGLLVHDETPMVRRQAATNLAKFVKEMPATIVVDEMIPLFQHLAQDDQDSVRLLTVEVLISIAEAVPKEQQASHGVLLTALRNLIEDKSWRVRYMIADRFEKIAKAVDEEVVSRDLVPAFVKLLKDNEAEVRTAITGQIPGFCALVDRNVLLNDIMGSIEDLVSDTSQHVRAALGTQISGLAPILGKQETIDHLLPMFLQMLKDEFPEVRLHIISKLELVNQVIGIDLLSQSLLPAIVQLAEDKQWRVRLAIIEYIPLLASQLGVQFFDEKLSNLCMGWLGDTVFSIREAATHNLKKLTEVFGVEWASEAIIPKVMAMGNHPNYLYRMTTCFAISTLASVVSMDVIAKSILPMLDKLVSDDIPNIRFNVAKTYRVLISVLRRLPDEGTLYDLEKQGSEITPSPRGSELIQERVVPNLEKLQKDDDVDVRYFATTAAAEISGPIAGGEPMNTSP, translated from the exons ATGGCTGACGCGCCCAACTCTGGCGATGAGCTGTACCCTATCGCCGTACTTATTGACGAGCTAAAG CACGATGATGTTTTGCTCCGTCTCAACGCCATCCACCGTCTCTCGACCATTGCTCTTGCTCTCGGCGCTGAACGAACCCGTGAGGAGCTCATCCCCTTCCTCGATG AGTCTgtggaagatgaagacgaggtCCTTGTTGCCCTGAGCGAGGAGCTTGGTGGCTTTGTCGAGTATGTTGGCGGTTCTCAGTGGGGTCACGTTCTGCTGTCTCCCCTTGAGAACCTCGCTGCTATCGAGGAGCCCGTCGTTCGTGACAAG GCCGTCGAGTCCTTGAACAAGATTTGTTCCGAGCTTTCACCTCAACAAGTTGAGGAGTACTTCATTCCCCTCACAATCCGCCTCGCCAAGGCCGATTGGTTCACATCAAAGGTTTCGGGATGCGGTCTCTTCACAACTCCTTACAACAAGGTCTCTCCGCCCGTGCAAGAACAGCTGCGTCAGCAGTTCGGCCTGTTGGTCCACGATGAGACACCTATGGTCCGTCGCCAGGCCGCCACCAACCTCGCCAAGTTCGTCAAAGAGATGCCCGCCACCATCGTTGTCGACGAAATGATACCCCTATTCCAACACCTCGCACAAGACGATCAGGATAGCGTCCGATTACTTACAGTCGAGGTTCTCATTTCTATTGCCGAAGCCGTCCCCAAAGAGCAGCAGGCCAGCCACGGTGTCTTGCTGACAGCTCTGCGCAATTTGATAGAGGATAAGAGTTGGAGGGTTCGCTACATGATTGCGGATAGATTTGAGAAG ATTGCCAAGGCCGTAGATGAAGAGGTTGTTTCCCGAGATCTTGTTCCCGCCTTCGTTAAGCTCCTCAAGGACAACGAAGCCGAGGTGCGAACCGCTATTACCGGCCAGATTCCCGGCTTCTGCGCTCTTGTCGACCGTAACGTTCTCCTCAACGATATCATGGGCAGCATCGAAGACCTTGTCTCCGACACTTCTCAACATGTTCGCGCTGCGCTTGGCACCCAAATCAGTGGCTTGGCTCCTATTCTTGGAAAGCAAGA AACCATTGACCACCTTCTCCCCATGTTCCTTCAGATGCTCAAGGACGAGTTTCCCGAGGTCAGACTTCATATCATCTCAAAGCTCGAGCTCGTTAACCAAG TCATTGGCATCGACCTGCTCTCGCAGTCACTTCTTCCCGCAATTGTGCAACTCGCCGAGGATAAGCAATGGCGAGTGCGACTTGCCATTATCGAGTACATCCCTCTTCTGGCCAGTCAACTTGGTGTTCAATTTTTCGATGAGAAGCTCAGCAACTTGTGCATGGGCTGGCTTGGAGATACGGTCTTCTCCATTCGTGAAGCGGCCACTCACAACCTGAAGAAACTTACTGAGGTCTTTGGTGTCGAATGGGCCAGCGAGGCTATCATCCCCAAAGTTATGGCTATGGGTAACCACCCTAACTACCTCTACAGGATGACTACCTGTTTCGCCATCTCG ACATTGGCGAGTGTTGTGAGCATGGATGTTATTGCCAAGTCGATTCTGCCTATGCTTGACAAGCTTGTCTCTGATGATATCCCCAACATTCGCTTCAACGTGGCCAAGACATACCGCGTCCTCATTAGCGTGCTCCGACGTCTTCCCGACGAGGGCACCCTGTACGACCTGGAGAAGCAGGGTAGCGAGATCACGCCGTCGCCACGGGGCTCGGAGCTGATCCAAGAACGAGTTGTTCCTAACCTGGAGAAGTTGCAGAAGGACGACGACGTGGATGTGCGATACTTCGCGACAACAGCTGCTGCCGAGATTTCGGGTCCCATTGCTGGCGGGGAGCCTATGAACACATCTCCATAG
- a CDS encoding hypothetical protein (BUSCO:49061at5125) codes for MAPEEKPQHLEPSKLGTKQYWDDLYTNEISNHSADPSDIGTVWFDDSDAEAKILEFLDGLLDPSDPDSPVLSREKSTFLDLGCGNGSLLFSLRGEEWSARALGVDYSPQSIALARQITATKDDLEEPVEFEEWDLIAGSYDPVLNGEQAQGWDVVLDKGTFDAISLSDEKDAQGRRLCECYRERVLPLVRKGGIFLVTSCNWTETELKGWFEKTDAEGFDVVGRVEYRSFSFGGHKGQTISTLCFRRV; via the exons ATGGCACCAGAAGAGAAGCCTCAACATCTTGAGCCCTCAAAGCTTGGCACAAAACAATA TTGGGATGATCTCTACACAAATGAGATATCAAACCATTCTGCCGATCCCTCCGACATTGGCACAGTTTGGTTCGACGACTCGGATGCTGAAGCAAAGATACTCGAGTTTTTAGACGGCCTGCTCGACCCCTCTGACCCAGACTCACCAGTGCTTTCTCGCGAGAAATCTACGTTCCTTGATCTCGGCTGCGGAAACGGTTCCTTGCTCTTTTCTCTCCGCGGAGAAGAATGGTCCGCACGTGCCCTCGGTGTCGACTATAGCCCTCAAAGTATTGCCCTTGCACGCCAGATCACAGCTACAAAGGATGATCTTGAAGAACCTGTAGAATTTGAAGAGTGGGATCTCATAGCGGGATCCTATGATCCTGTGCTCAATGGGGAACAAGCTCAAGGTTGGGATGTCGTGCTTGATAAGGGTACATTTGATGCCATCTCTCTGAGCGATGAAAAAGACGCCCAAGGACGACGGTTGTGTGAGTGTTATCGCGAAAGGGTGTTGCCACTGGTCCGTAAAGGCGGTATCTTCCTGGTAACTAGCTGTAACTGGACCGAGACTGAGCTGAAGGGTTGGTTTGAGAAGACTGATGCTGAGGGGTTCGACGTCGTTGGTAGAGTGGAATATCGATCCTTCAGCTTTGGAGGACACAAGGGACAAACCATCAGTACACTCTGCTTCCGCAGGGTATGA
- the TIF6 gene encoding Eukaryotic translation initiation factor 6 (BUSCO:42893at5125), translated as MAVRAQFENSNEVGVFATLTNSYALVALGASENFYSVFEAELQDIVPTVRTTIAGTRIIGRLTAGNRKGLLVPTTTTDQELQHLRNSLPDSVRIQRIEERLSALGNVIVTNDHIALVHPDLERETEEIIADVLGVEVFRQTVADNVLVGSYMSLSNQGGLVHPKTPIQDQDELSSLLQVPLVAGSVNRGSNVVGAGMVVNDWLAVTGLDTTATELSVIESVFRLGEGQGPSNINTSMKDTMVESFY; from the exons ATGGCGGTTCGTGCTCAGTTCGAAAACTCCAACGA GGTCGGTGTCTTTGCCACCTTGACCAACTCTTATGCTCTGGTTGCCCTTGGTGCCAGTGAGAACTTCTACAG TGTCTTCGAGGCTGAACTTCAAGATATTGTCCCTACCGTTCGCACCACCATCGCCGGTACCCGTATCATTGGCCGCTTGACTGCCGGTAACCGAAAGGGTCTTCTCGTCCCTACCACCACAACCGACCAGGAGCTGCAGCATCTGCGCAATTCGCTACCCGATTCAGTCCGCATCCAGCGTATTGAGGAGCGCCTGTCAGCCCTTGGAAATGTTATCGTCACAAATGATCATATCGCCCTCGTTCATCCTGATCTGGAGCGCGAAACAGAAGAGATTATTGCAGATGTGCTCGGCGTGGAAGTGTTCCGACAGACTGTCGCCGACAATGTTCTAGTGGGTAGTTACATGAGCCTTTCCAACCAGGGAGGTCTCGTGCACCCCAAGACACCCATTCAAGACCAGGACGAGTTGTCCAGCTTGCTCCAGGTTCCTCTCGTCGCCGGTAGTGTCAACCGTGGTTCCAACGTTGTCGGCGCTGGAATGGTTGTCAACGATTGGCTCGCCGTTACTGGTCTCGACACCACCGCCACCGAGCTCAGCGTTATCGAGAGCGTGTTCCGCCTCGGCGAGGGCCAGGGCCCcagcaacatcaacaccagcaTGAAGGACACCATGGTCGAGTCTTTCTACTAA